The following DNA comes from Miscanthus floridulus cultivar M001 chromosome 5, ASM1932011v1, whole genome shotgun sequence.
CGCGATCCCTCAGTTGCCGGATCTGGATGGTCGTCGTCGTCTCGCGCTCCGATGTCGCCGTCGGGTCCCGCGCCAGCACCGGCGGCGGCCTGCTGGCCGGGGCACTCGGCGACGTCAGGTCTGGTGCCGGCGTGGTCGTCGACGTCCAACTCGATGTGGAGGACATCGCGCGTGATCGAGTCGGATCAGAGCTGCTGCTTCTCGTGTTTGCTGCCGTACCAGTTTGGTTTATGGAAACATACGTGGGCCAAAAGCCCAAAACTCACATGTAGAAAACTAAGACCCGTAATAAACACCGAAAGTGTCACTAGACAAGAGAACTGCTATGGTACTCCTCTTAAAAGTTGCACACATCTCAAAGCAGCCTATTAGCAGTCTGTTCGgctgggcttatacgatcgtaaacgatcgtaaatttcccgtcgggacattatttttctctcacacaaaccagccagcagtacttcttcacgaaccagcaacgaaccagtccagccaaacgaacaggctgtagatgATTAAACACTTTCTGTATCTGGATCACGTTTAGGCCCAGCCCATCCAACCCAGTCCTGAGTCCATACCCCTACCCAAACCTAAAGTCGGGTCTCCCGTCCCCTCTTTTTCCGTACTGCTCCGATCCGTTGAATTGAAGGAGACGGCGCCGTTGTGCCGATTATTCCGGAAAAACTGCAACCGGCGAACTGAGCGAAAGGCGGGCACCCCCATCGTCCTTGACCGGGCTGCTGTCCTCTCTCAGGCTTCCAAAAATACATTTGCATTTTTGGTCTCCGCTTAAACATAATTTTAAGTATAACCCTAAATCGAATCTCTAATAGTGTCAGCTTACACTTCTTCAGTTCGGTACAGAACTACAAATGTTGAAGGATTGTGTATATTTGACAGTTTGTATGCCTCTTTCAGGCAATTGCACTGCATTAAGAATTTTTTTATGCCTGACGAACGAACATGAACATGTGCTGGCAATTCTGGTTTGGCCATCATCTGCGTGGGGCCAAATCTCGTTCACTTCCTGAACATGCAAATAAGTTGCCTCTTAGGATCTGTACATGAGTTGCGAGGATCACGGATGGAGGAGTTTGATGTTAAACAATCGCCCtacccaaaccagccagccaacaatgtttttctctcgtaataaaccagcaccagccagtctaaaccagcccaaaaactgaccagcgaacaggccgaatgcAGGAGGGGCATGGAGGCATCGTCCTCACTCACCGTCGGGGTAAGAATGGAACTTCCGTCGAGTCCGCTCATCGTAGTCGTCTCCTTCAACGAATCCACGTGAAAACGGAGAAGCTTGGAACAGACGGGATGGGGACCTTAATTACTTTAGCTTTGGGTCAGGGCTGGACTCGGGACTGGGTTGAACGGGCTAGCCAAGCGTTACCCAAACAAAACATATTAAGAAAATATTTAATTAGTTTAATAGATTCCTTTGAGATGCatataatttttagaaaaaagagTACCGGAGCATATGCCCTAAGACAAttgcttttttttaatttttctatATCTCCTTTAATTTACCACAGTGGTAATGTAACGTAGCACCAAAGAATTTAGGCAAAATTGGCTAGAAACATCGGAAGTGACCTCCTCCTTTGCTGCTGGATATATAAAATAGAGCAGTTTACTGATAGACACTTTGCTTCTCGTCAAATTTGCTGATAGGCACCGGACGCAATAAAATATTTACTTCTGCCTTTCGAGGAGAGAGACGATGAAATGTCCGTTATGCCCGTACCtatttcttcttcctccgacCGCACGGGGATGGTCGTCGGGGATTGGGGCCGATTCTGGCCGGCCGGAGGCCTGCCAGCGGCGAGGAGGCGGTGCCTCGGCTTGACCCCTATCGTGCGCGTGGCTGGAGGAGGCGGGGCCACGAGCACCGGCGGACCTGCAGCGACGCCAACGCGGCTAGCCGTGCTCCGGCGGCGGTAACAGCCAAGGAATGGCGCTGCGGGAGCGGCGCGAGCTAAGGAGTGCAGCGCGACAACCAGCTCGACCGGAGGAGCTCCCTGCTCGGCCGTCCATGGCGGATGAGCGGGGCGGACAGAGAGAGCGCGAGAGAGAGGGCGAGATTGGGGAGCGTGAGAGAGAGGAGTGCTTGGGCAGTGGTGGTCTCCAGGTGGCAGGGCACGGCGGAGTCAAGCTCGAGCTCAGCTCGGCCAACAATGGCGCGAACACGTCCGTGGCCGGCGTCACGCGCCTGGTGTGCGCGAGCTCCGGCGCGAGGTACCCCATGGTGCCCACCACGTGCGTGCTCTGCGGGCCGGCGCCGCGCTCATACAGCCGTGCGAGCCCGAAGTCACCGAGCCGAGCGTTCATCTCGCTGTCGAGGAGCACATTGCTGGCCTTGACGTCGCGGTGGATGACCACCTGCTCCCAGTCCTCGTGTAGGTAGAGCAAGCCGGCCGCGAGGCCCCTGATGGCGCGGAGTCTCTGCTCCCAGCTCAGGGGCGGCATGAAGTCTCTGCTCCAGCTCAGGGGTGGAGGACGCGGAGAGAAGAACGAGCAGATGGAGAGAGAAGAAAGTGGCAGGCGGCAAAAGTGACATTTCACCGCTCATCTCACTTCTCGAAAATCGAAAATGAATTTTGGAGAGAATTCCCTATAGACCGTTATAAAAGATGCAACTTCCTTGTTACACCAGAAAAGTTCATCTTCCTTGCAACCATAAGTTTACAAGTTCCATCCCTGACGAGCCACTGTCGTCAATTTTGTCTCTAACGTGCCTTAACTAGAGGACGAAATGTCCATTCTACCCTCCGCTGATGTGCCTTGCAAAATGCTCAGTGGTTCCTTGTATGCCACCGCCGACAGTCGCTCCTGGCCCTGGGCATCGTTTCGGCGCCAAACTTGCGCCAGTTCTGCTTTCATGGCACCAAAACCGGCCTGCTGTCGCTCCTGCACAACAGGTCCAGGCGCAGCTTGTTCCTCAAGACATGCAGCTTGTTCCAGCAGCCCTACCATCCCGTTCGGCTTACGCAgaagccggcttgttcggcttgtttttttttagccaaaacagtatttttttacaacaattcagccggaacagtgttttcagtcagtttcagtcaagtttcagcaaaCCAAACGGGGGCAATATAGTGAAGATGTCTTCTCTGTCATGAATCGCTCCGAAGGCAATGCCCGCGTCATCTCGTGCGCCACCATCTTCCAGCTGCGCCCTCAGGCCCTCCTCGCACTCCGCCTCCTCCCTTGCCACTTCCTGCAGCAGCGGTCGCTCGCCGCGGCCGCGCACCACGATGCGCGCCACGTCGCGGCCGTGCTCCAGCTCATCGTGCGCGCGCCGCACCACCATGCGGCCATCCGTGCCCCGACGGCCGACGCCCACCACCGCTTGCGCGGCGAACACCACAGCGGCCACGACGGTGGCCGCACACGCCGCCACGAGAGCCGCCGCGGCCGTGCCCCGCGCCACGAGCACTGCGCGGGCCAGCCGACGCCAGGCGCGCCGCACCACCCGTGCACCTCATGGAACCCCGCGAGGCGGCCCGGCGACAGCGGGTTGTCGAGGCGGACGTGCGCCGCCACCGCGTCCCTCGaccccgccgccgtcgtcgtcctcctccagcTAGTGGAGCAGGCGGCAGAGCGCGAGCTGGTGGCGCCGCGCTACGCCGATGGCCACGAGGAGCGAGGAGGACGCCTCGCTGGCCTCCTGCGTCACGTCTCGATCAGCAGGGTCTCGATGCGGTGCCTCTGCAACTCCACGTCGAGCCCATTTGCCTTCAGCTTAGCTTCTTCCTCACGGTTGCAGAGGGTGCCGGGAGAGTCAAGCCGGGTGCGAAAGTAGCGGACCTCTCTTCCCTTCcacgctgccgccgccgtcgatCCCGCCGCCGTCAGAGGAGAAAGGGCCAGCAAACCGGAAGGCACATACCTAGGGGTAGAATGGCCATTAATTGAAAAAACCGACACCCACGCCCAACGGTGCTTTAACGGAGATGACGGCAGTGGCTTTGGGGATGGAATTTATGAACTGATGGTCGACAAGGAAGATGAACTTTTCTGGTGTTATATAAAGAATTTGCATATTTTATAATGGTCTACAGAGAATTCTCTTATATTTTATTGGGTCTGGTGTACACCAGCAAATTTGACAAAAGCAGAGTGTCTATCAACAAACTGCTTCATTTTGGATGTTCAGCAGCAAAGCGACGTCACTTTCACTGTCCCGTAGCTAATTTTGCCAAGAATGTACTGTACCTTTTCATTTCTCCTATATCTTGcttgattttttttattgttgTTTATTTAGGCAACACATACTTTTTTTTTATCATTGTTCGGCTATAGAAAAAAGATTATAAATTATCTCCTATGAGCTGTCTTTTAACTTAGATAATTACTCCATCCGTCCTAAAAAGCTTAAGTTTTAATTTTGTCCTAAGTCTAATTATTTTTAGTTTGACCAAATCTATAAAGAAATTTGCTAACATTTATGACACTAAATAAATATACTATACTATGAAACTATGTTGCATGaagaatctaataatatttattcggTAATATAAACATTAGGACGGAGGTGGTAGCTGATTGTATAAGATTAGGGAAAATTGTCTGGCGGACATCCAAAGTAATGgtcgtttgctggcggacaccctATTTTGAACAGTTtaccagaagacactctggttcggtgaaattagaGCACAGGACACCGTGGACCTgttgcagccggttgaggagagagaaaattttgttttgGACATTCGGTGCCCCTGAGCCACAGTTGGGTTCGCCCCTCTGCCTctcactgacgcgcgggccccaccggtcattttcttcttcctcctcttctcctcttccATTGCTGAGCAGCAGCCACTGCCGTCGACCAGCCCCGGCCACGCAGGCGCACAGACGAGCTAGCGAGCTGCCGTAGCCGCGGCCATGCGGGCTTGCGGGCGAGCCGGCGAGCATTTGCCGCGACCACGAGCGCCACGTACGAGCAGCCGCGCTCGCTACTGCTGCCAGCGATAGGAGTGCCGCGGTGTTCGCGCCCACGCCCCCGCGCGCTGCCCCTACCCTGCCACCACCCGGCGCAGCCGGCTCTGCCCCGCCTCCCACGACCCCTTCCTCGCCGCCGCCCTCCCGCCCCGCCACTGCCAGCCATTTGCGTCGCGCGCGGGGGACCTGCTCGGCGCCGCCACCATGCCGTGGCCCGTGGCCTAGCCAGCTGCGCGTCACCCCTCGCCCGCACACCGCCGTCGCGCATCACGCCGTCGCGGCCCACTGAGAGAGAGAGCAGGGGAGGGAGCACGTGCACGCCGGCAAACAGGGCACGGCCGCCGGAGCGTGGCTCGTCGGCGCAGGGTGGGGCCGTGGCCGCTGAGCGCGGAAGTCGGAGGCGTGGTCCCAGGCGCAGAGCCGCGGACGTCGGAGACGCGGGCCCGAGCGCTGGGGGCGCGGTGCCGGAGCAGGCTGTTGGAGGCCCGAGGCTGGGGCGCGGCGCCGAAGCGGGACGTCGGAGGCACGGGCATCAGAGGCGCAGCCGCCCATGACGGCAGGTGCGCGAGGCGGAGAGGGTGGCGGGGACAAGAAAcagaaaaaagagaaagggagagaggaagaagaaagcggtaggggcaagaatgtcatttcaccgcTGTTCTCTCTTCTCAACCGGCTGAAACCGGTCCGTGGTGTCATGTGGTCTAATTTTACCGAACTAGAGTGTCTTCTGACAAACTGCTCAAAACGAGGTGCCCGACAGCAAacgaccatcactttggatgtccgcCAGACAATTCTCCCATAAGATTATTGTCTTAAAACTCCTAAACAAAATTAGGCACTTGAAATATAGAAACTTGTTTTTTTTGAACTTTCATGTCCTTGTAACCTCACGTCTAACCTTCAGATAGGAAACTAACACAGGGATACGCAGATGCATGTTCAGATCGATAGATGCTCATGCCCTGAAAGAGAAACAGTAGACACACAAGAGTACAATAGAGCAGTGTGAGCTTTGAAAGCTGACACGATGGCCTTCCCATCACCACCGGGCTTCAGTCGTAGGCAGCACGCAGACGCCGTTCGTGTCTTGAGATGGATCACTTCCTCTTGGTGAGGATGGTATCGACGATGGCCGCGAGCATCTTGATGCGCCCGTCCTTGTCcctgagctcctcctccagctcccgcAGCTTGGCGCACTGGGTCTCGCCGGTCCTCGCGGCGGCGTGGAGCTCGGCCGCCGCCTCGCGCTCGCGCCTCTTGGCGTCACGCGTGGCCACCTCGGCCGCCTCCGTGCCGTCCACCACCGCGTCCAGCTCCCGCCGCAGCGCATCCGCGCGCTCCCGCAGCCGCCGGATGGCctcgcggcgcggcgtcggcgtcggcgtcggtgtCGGCCTGGCGGACGACGACGGGCGCTGCAGCAGGCTCTCCCTCAGCGCCGTGGCCGCCGACGCTGAGGTTCCGGCCCCGTGGCTCGGCGTCGGCATCGGCGTCAGTAACGACGATGTAATCAACGCTACGGGCCTCATTGGATGGACCGCTAGCCGCCGATTCGGTTTCCTATATCGCGAATTGTGTTTTGGGTCGGCAAGCAAACTACTTTCTTGTTTTCTCGTGGCAATGGGAGGCGGTGGTATATACGAGCTTGAAACGCCGTGGGCATTTGAAGACGGCGCTCGTTAATTACAAGCAAGCCGCCGATTAGGAATAGACAACTTGTCAGAGTACGAATAGGGAAGCTCCGGCCTTGACCGAATTAGAAATCCCGTAACGGGAAGGATGGGGACGTTCTCCCCACAATTAAccgtaaataaaaaaataataattacAGGATATCTGGCCCATCTGGAGCGTGGGCTGCAGTGCCGGCCCATCTTTGTGGGATTCTTGGGCCGCAGAAACCGTCCCCTCCAGAACAACAACGTTACtcgttgtgaaagaaaaataacgTTATTAGCTAGCATTATTATCTCCGTGAGCAGCACTGCTTTTGGGGGAAAAAAATGAGGTAGGGACAGCCCAGCCCAGTAAGATCTATGGTATGAAACGTGTCCATGCGTAAATATTTAACCCCTGACCTGAGGGAGGAGTTGTCAAACGGAGCACAGCACAGCTGATGCGAGGGCCATTACCGAAATTAAAAAGAAAGGCATACCATGAAACTGGAGCGAATTCTAATCTGCCCACGGTTACATTAGTTAGTTTCTAGTGCAAGCGACAGGCGATCATATACGCTAGCGTCTTTAACAATTCATGGTGCGCGTGCACATTACCATTAGCTTTAGTGAGCGGAGCCTGTCATGCACCAGCGCACACTTGGCGCCTGCAATGACTAAACAATGCTGCATAATGCACAACAATGGAGCAATGTGCCTTCCAGTGCTACATGGCTTTTATCACGATGACTAAACATTCTCATCCTGAATCCACAGAGACCTGCTTTTTTGGGCATTATTTGGTGACACATCATCGTCGCTGAAGAAGTGGACTCATGTGGATTCAGAGTAAGCATATGTACGTGCTCAACCTAGTTCGTCAGACCTCCAAGCCAATCCTCATCGGCCGCAGAGTTGATTTGGTGATCCACGCAACAATCACTTAATTTCTTTCTAGTGCGGTATATATATAATCAGTGTACCTTTGGACATGCATAGCACGCATAGGAACAAAAGCTAAAAATTTGTTTAGTCAGTTGCAGGGATATCTATATCTGTGTGGACAAATGAATGACCTTAACTGACGACAGGTCGACGGCCATCATTCCCTCAGGCTAACTGGAGCCACACAGCTAAGTTCCATTCCAAGCAGCCAGGCCTTTATTTGCTTCTTGTTCTACACCCACTCATTCTGCAATTCAGTTGTGTTGTGCTGCCTCAGGCAGTATAAATTGGTTGCCTCCACTTCAGGCAAACATGCTACTACTCAGGTAGCCAGCACATCGACACATCTAGGCCCTTACTCGGTTTGGAGGACGAGTGTGCATGCTTGTCAGCGACAGCAACCAAGAATGGTTCCAAATACAGTCCGTGTTGCCGTAGGAATCCTAGGTCAGTAGTTCACATCTACAACTACATGCTGTTCGAATCATATTATTATTTCTTGAATAACTGTAAAGCCTACGCCCCTTCTGTCTGTCTCTCACCCTCTCTTGCAGGAAATGCTGCTTCCATGCTCCTCTATGCAGCCCCTATGTATGCATCATATATGTCCTGAATTATATTACTATGCATTATCTGAAACAATTAGTCCTGCTTATCACCTGTACATGCTCTGGCTCTGCAACATATGTCACACCAGATTGACGTTCAGAAGGGTGATAAAAAAGGGCAACGTGGAGGAATTCTCATGCGTGCCATACATCCTAGCTCTGTTCAACTGCCTCCTGTACACCTGGTACGGGCTCCCAGTAGTGAGCTCCGGATGGGAGAACCTGCCCGTCGCTACCATCAACGGGGTGGGCATCCTGCTGGAGATCTCGTTCATCGGCATATACGTATGGTTTGCACCAGCAGAGAAGAAGGCAAGTGGTGGCCGTGACGATGCATTATCTTCTTTCATTCATTATTATTCACACGTATTGTCAGACGAGTCTGAACTGTTGAGTGCTGTTAGCACTTATTAGCAGGCTACCTGATTCTGAATTTATTATTGTTTCTTAATTTGCAGAGGTTTGCCTTGCAGCTGGTGCTTCCTGTGCTGGCGTTGTTTGGCTTGACTGCGGCTTTGTCGAGTTTCGTGGCCCATACACACCACATGCGCAAGGTTTTTGTGGGCAGTGTTGGGCTGGTGGCTTCCATATCCATGTACAGCTCTCCAATGGTGGCAGCTGTGAGTATTTATCAGTCATAAGTATATAGTAATACAATACAGTATACATAGCCTTCACACTGATGAATAACATAgaacaaatgtccaattggacaACACAACTACTAGCAGACTACCAGCTCATGATAAAACCCTGTCCTGATGAATTAACAAAGGCTCAATTCTGAATCTGACCGACCTGTCATGTAAAAAAATCAGATTCACCAACAGTTAATGCAGGAACCAAATCGAACTAATGAAGATAACGACGTACTAAAAATCTTCAATCTTCCATTTTGACAACATTTGTCTACTACGGTCGATCAAGTGTTCTAAACCAAGGATCTTCTGGACCGGACACCTGTGATTGCAGAAGCGAGTCATAACGACGAAAAGCGTGGAGTTCATGCCGTTCTACCTGTCGCTGTTCTCCTTCCTGTCCAGCGCGATCTGGATGATATACTGGCTCCTCGGGAGGGACTTCTTAATCGCGGTTAGCACATCATCTGGATCCCATCAAGTTCATGTTCATGGAtaaaacatatatatacatacagaAGTACAGAACCCAGTTAACCACCGGACTCTTGTCTGACGCTTCCGTTTGGTTGCTTGTTCTTGATCCTTTGCAGTCGCCAAACTTCATCGGCGTAACGATGGGCATGCTTCACCTGCTGCTGTACTGCATCTACAGGAGAGGCGACGGGGCAGCAGCTGAAGCAGAGTTGCGTGTGCATGGCGCCGCCGCTGATCAGGAGAAGGGCCTGAAAGCAGCGGTGCCGATGGCCGtgcaggtgcagccgcaggaGACAGCTGCGAGCAGTAGGGTCAATCAAAATGTCTGAAATCAAAATCACTTGTGACTTTCTTTACATCAGTCTGCGGCCCAGCCCAACGGCCCAAGCCAACACCTCACTGGACTTTCCGTCTCCAAGGCGAATGAATAGAAAGTTGGGCTCATGGGCTGTACGGCCACGCAGCAGCGACCCTCCATGCTGTAATGTCACAAATCCTTAACGGGGCCGTGCGGAGGCCGTACAAGTCCTACTTTGTTAGGAGGCCCATACTGTTTGTGTTTTCGCTGATTCCgaagaaccccccccccccctcccccaatCATTTGCAATGCATCTTTTCATTTTTATTGATCACCTCCTCTAAACAGATTGCCGAAACTTTTCATAAAAACAAAAACATTACCAAAACCTCAGATCCTATTTTTCTTCTTCCATCTCTCTTTTTATTGTCCATACGCTTATTATAACTATACTTCTATATCACAATAATTTTGGAATTTCATATTCAACCATGACATATATAGGGTCCAATGCACCAGATAATCCATGAAAAACATGACGAAATCTATTGCCCATGCAGTTGCTACATATATGCTAAAAAGGTTTTTTTAAACAATGacaggagctctgccgctcaataTGCTAAAAAGGTTATCACCAAGTTGTTCATCTGTCTCACACTTCTAGAAAATCTTTTGGTCCAGTCTTATTCTTCTCTCGAGCCTGATGGTTGTATCCACTTGACTCTTTCGACTAACCTTGCTTGTTCTTTTTTGTCATGTTGTGTGCATGATCATTTGATGTCATAATGTGTCATAAAGTTTTTTAATCCTAAAATCTACTAGACCCACAACTCGGCGCACAACAACATCGAATGCTTAGCGGTGTCCTTGGACTGGGGGGTAACGGAGCGGAGCACCGAGGGAGGAAGGAAGAAATAAGAGTACTAGGATGAGCTAAGACTTCTTTCCGACGCATTTAGGAGTGAGAGGGTTGTGTGTTTTCGTATTGTAAGTAGGATAAACTATCAATCATAGATCTCTAATGCTCTCTCCCAATTCCCCCCACATCTTCAAACTTCATCCAAAGCTGGCACTAGCCTAACTGTCGTCCACCTGTCCCCACCCGTGGCCATCTACCACTTGCGTGCCTGCCACCACCACTATCATCACCTATGGCTAGTGGCAAATGCCACCTCCAAGCCACTCCAACCATCCCTTTAACCATGGGGACCTCCAAATTAACCTAGACGACCCCCCCTAAATACAACCCCCTCCCTTCACACCCCTAACCTAGCGTGAACATAGAGGGACAAAGAAAGAAGCTGACAAGTCGACTCACAAAGATCCTAAAGTCATTCCCTCTGAACTCTCtaggaaattttaaaaaaatcaataggaatggtcccatgcaacagtcatGGGCACCTGTCGATTGTCATGGATTCACGACACGTGTTTATGCACATGCATCCAACTCATGAAAGAGATGTAGTTTTTCTTTCCAACTAATTCTCCTAAATTTAAGCAACAATCCCCGTGTAGATGCAAACGTATGGACACATATCGTGAATCCAAGTTAGATGCCAACATCTGCTCTACAGGAATTGTCccattgatatttttttctctggAAAACTATACGCCCCTTATTTGGAGCACGTTTAATTTGATATACCAAAgtagcactagtagagaaacgacctttgattccacctcgaaatttggctttagtcccggtatttttcgtgcccggaactagagatacctttagtcccgatttatagctccaactgggactaaaggaccctgccCAATGACTAttacggcaggcttttgctgcaggggacctttagtcctggttggagctaccaaccgggaccaaagtttaacttttactcccggttggtccctccaactgggagtaaaagtctactcccggctggaggctctgtccgagactaggaagggacctttagtcccggtttctgtctccaaccgtgactaaaggtcccctcctatatagcccttgttcctccccgagcccaagccacttcgagctcagtgttcttgcttcatcgccggcctctcttcttcctcatcaccggtgtatcacaagatttcttccattcctccatcgattcttcagttctgaaggttaccaactttatactcttatgtttcatcagtagcttatttcattttgtggactagatatatatgtgattttttatgttagatttttttatttgtaagccaattaagctcaaaatcactttaaagtttgcgtatttggatgaaggaaggttaaagtagttattcaaaactagtattgagtttttaattctagcatgcatagcacacttcatggtttggagatatagagaattttagagttttttaattttatttgtttataaaatgagaaatttatattatattaaaaatgagtatagagagtagatggcaactgcttctgggtcctcggcctctcatcgggttccaaagcgactgaggccggaccttcctctcattgcatgcggcaagtgtgaggagaagattgtgatggagtatcgggtgagaaaggagtgtcccaacaaggaccgtatcttctacaagtgtctggatcgcaatgtgagttattttgttgcatttgatgattatggttaatttatacttattttcatgatgattgtgattaaagttctaattttttgttttaatttcagtgggatggcactggatgttcaggctggtactgggaggaagagtatgttgaacatgtgTAAAACTCTC
Coding sequences within:
- the LOC136451366 gene encoding bidirectional sugar transporter SWEET3b-like; protein product: MVPNTVRVAVGILGNAASMLLYAAPILTFRRVIKKGNVEEFSCVPYILALFNCLLYTWYGLPVVSSGWENLPVATINGVGILLEISFIGIYVWFAPAEKKRFALQLVLPVLALFGLTAALSSFVAHTHHMRKVFVGSVGLVASISMYSSPMVAAKRVITTKSVEFMPFYLSLFSFLSSAIWMIYWLLGRDFLIASPNFIGVTMGMLHLLLYCIYRRGDGAAAEAELRVHGAAADQEKGLKAAVPMAVQVQPQETAASSRVNQNV